From the Xyrauchen texanus isolate HMW12.3.18 chromosome 49, RBS_HiC_50CHRs, whole genome shotgun sequence genome, one window contains:
- the LOC127640450 gene encoding kelch-like protein 25 — protein sequence MSVSVHENRKSRTSTGSMNISLFHKPSHPESVLSHLNTLRKQGMFTDVTLWAGDRSFHCHRAVLAACSRYFEAMFSGGLRESLDNEVNFRDSVHPEVLELLLDFAYSSRVIINEENAESLLEAGDMLQFHDIRDAAAEFLEKNLHASNCLGMMLLSDAHQCKRLYELSWRMCLIHFETLRDTENFCGLSKDKLLDLILSDELEIEDEQIVFNAVMHWVKYDLDSRRDYLPQLLQGIRLALLPTECLIEAVACEELVMLDKRSRQIVDEAMQCKKKILQNDGVVTSPCARPRKAGHTLLILGGQTFMCDKIYQVDHKAKEIIPKSDLPSPRKEFSACAIGCKVYVTGGRGSENGVSKDVWIYDTVHEEWSKGAPMLIARFGHGSAELENCLYVVGGHTAIAGVFPASPSVSLKQVERYDPLTNKWTMMAPLRDGVSNAAVVSAKLKLFVFGGTTIHRDKASKVQCFDPVENRWTIAAECPQPWRYTAAAVLGSQIFIMGGDTEFTAASAYRFDCETNQWTRVGDMTSKRMSCHAVASGNKLYVVGGYFGAQRCKTLDCYDPTSDSWNSITTVPYSLIPTAFVSTWKHLPA from the coding sequence ATGTCAGTTAGCGTCCATGAAAACCGCAAGTCGAGGACGAGTACAGGCTCTATGAACATCTCACTGTTCCACAAGCCCTCTCATCCAGAGAGTGTGCTCAGCCACCTCAATACCCTCCGCAAACAGGGCATGTTTACAGACGTAACGCTATGGGCAGGTGACCGCTCCTTTCATTGCCACCGAGCTGTACTTGCGGCTTGCAGTCGCTACTTTGAAGCCATGTTCAGCGGTGGTCTCCGTGAGAGCCTTGACAATGAGGTTAACTTTCGTGATAGTGTGCATCCAGAAGTTCTGGAGCTGCTGTTGGACTTTGCTTACTCCTCACGTGTCATCATCAATGAAGAAAATGCAGAGTCACTTCTTGAGGCCGGAGATATGCTACAGTTTCACGATATCCGTGATGCTGCAGCAGAATTTTTGGAGAAGAACTTGCATGCTTCAAACTGCTTGGGGATGATGCTGCTCTCAGATGCCCATCAGTGCAAGCGCCTTTACGAGCTGTCTTGGAGGATGTGCCTCATCCACTTTGAGACTCTTCGAGACACTGAAAACTTCTGTGGCCTCTCCAAAGACAAACTTTTGGATCTCATCCTTAGCGATGAGCTGGAGATTGAGGATGAACAGATTGTGTTCAATGCTGTCATGCACTGGGTTAAGTATGACCTAGACAGCCGCAGAGACTACCTTCCTCAGTTGCTGCAAGGAATACGTCTTGCGCTGTTACCTACAGAGTGCCTCATTGAGGCCGTGGCATGTGAGGAACTTGTGATGTTAGATAAAAGGAGCAGACAGATTGTCGATGAGGCCATGCAATGCAAGAAGAAGATTCTTCAGAATGACGGAGTTGTCACGAGCCCCTGTGCCAGACCTCGCAAAGCTGGACACACGCTACTCATTCTTGGGGGCCAGACGTTTATGTGTGATAAGATCTACCAAGTGGACCACAAAGCAAAAGAGATCATCCCTAAATCAGATCTTCCTAGTCCCAGGAAGGAATTCAGTGCATGTGCCATCGGCTGCAAAGTTTACGTGACAGGAGGAAGGGGGTCAGAAAATGGGGTTTCAAAGGACGTTTGGATATATGACACAGTACATGAAGAATGGTCTAAAGGTGCCCCCATGTTAATTGCACGCTTTGGACACGGTTCAGCTGAACTTGAAAACTGCCTTTATGTTGTTGGGGGTCATACTGCTATAGCAGGTGTCTTCCCTGCCTCCCCCTCAGTCTCCCTTAAACAAGTTGAACGATACGATCCACTAACCAACAAATGGACAATGATGGCACCACTTAGGGATGGTGTCAGTAATGCAGCAGTGGTCAGTGCTAAGCTAAAACTCTTTGTGTTTGGCGGAACGACCATTCACAGGGATAAGGCCTCAAAGGTCCAATGCTTTGACCCGGTTGAGAACCGTTGGACCATAGCTGCAGAGTGCCCGCAACCCTGGAGATACACTGCTGCTGCGGTTCTCGGCAGTCAGATATTTATAATGGGTGGTGACACAGAGTTCACGGCTGCATCCGCTTACCGATTTGACTGTGAGACCAATCAGTGGACGCGTGTAGGTGACATGACCTCAAAAAGAATGAGCTGCCATGCTGTGGCCTCTGGAAATAAACTCTATGTGGTCGGCGGTTACTTTGGGGCACAGCGGTGTAAAACCCTGGATTGTTATGATCCGACATCGGATAGCTGGAACAGTATCACTACCGTGCCTTATTCACTGATTCCAACTGCATTTGTCAGCACCTGGAAGCATCTTCCTGCCTAG